CGTATCTTTGTCTCAAATTGGATCCATTCAAATTTGGGATTTATTTGCCTGAAATAAATCTTATtcggctcaaataaattgttctctcagtgtactttaaggggttaggggtactcaggggtatgaaaaaatgatgattttcaataattttttttttgtagttaattactttatttgacaaaaataaaaacatagctttattagaacacgtttcgatttgacttcacgaaaatttcaaaaaaaaaaattaataattcaaaaagttatcgctgtttttgtagagcccgttcctcccgaagtcctttgcggtgatcatcataagtccttggagattcatctaaaatcaatcggacaagaaaaattagttttattaatagataatcttgtgcctgatcgaagctttttttttttttttcgaaattaacaaaatggcggcctcaggaaatttttttcaaattttcgagaaaaaaaccgacagtttattgttaaaaaaaaatcgaaattttgaaaaaaaaaaaaaatccttcgatcaggcacgagtttttaatgtatttcaaaagtacaataaattttattgaaatctaccgagcagtttttaagttacagtgatcaccagttcagaaaacatagttttgagaaaaacgcatttaaagttttgctatggatttatgtcgaattataagaattatttaataacttacactgagtcatctattcctggaccatataatagctcttcagccgacatagcagcttccaaaatatcgatttgctggtgcctacgttgcaatcgaccttctcgggtgttatcattagcgcgcttatctgctactttgatacgtgcagcatccattctttctgcataccgatgagaattaggcccacaattaagtcctagtgtattcatcaagactaataatgaatttataccctcattaaatatacacatagcaacgtatgcagctatttgtacgatagtaaaactagtatttaccgtttttgggcatattttccatactagttggttaaagctttcattattattctgattgaatccacctacacatcttgaaagtaaattttcattactaagatcttcgtatataggcttgatagcttttaaaacatcagaaggtaaaggagaataatcgtgagaaaaggtatcaagctctcctcttgcttcagcgcgctggtaagagcaccaagattcttcgccttttggacacatatcatgattcggtttttcatcactcgagccgtagtgataaaaggttgccattatagcagatttcatattttcaatagaatcacaatgccggcgtattgctaaaccatagtacacagttagtttgtctattaattttcctgtgagcttacctcgaccaccaagacctttttgtttactcttcagcgtacgtaatcgactccccatccgcttttggacatgccctatacattcctttttatttacagttgtattttcgtaaggatctgattttataattcctgaataggtcttggagtcaccatcaccaatatagttggcatacttaactccatatttagtttcagaatacgaaaacatttcgaccatcgcatccacctccattttcccagaagacccttgatgattagcagaacacacatcttcatgcgattgataccattcctcgaactcaacagtatttgttttttttttccaatactcacatagcttacaatatgcacttttaatgtttatgtcaagaatctttccagtaaaatagccaattatagaagaaactccaaatgacgatgtatatccccgtttttgccaggttccatctcccgatacagttagatgatttatatcttcattttcagttgttggcattgcttgcttttcttcattcacagctttcgtcatgaaggtttctgcgacggctttactacaattcaaaatctgtttcagtaaaattgtatgcgtagatttatctaaaaaagacggcatgtccatcaggccgcaaaacttgcacaatccttcgtatcctattcctagtattctcattacaaaaatgaaacgtctgtttatttcataagaatgcccaacgaaagaacaggaaggaatatattcatttccacagttattacatgcaactacaattttgaatcccagcccacgtgtacttgctgtttgaaacactacatttccatcacattttttacattttataagagcagaaattgcagtgaatacctgaataaaatttattattcgaaattcagtactgctgtcttcaggtacatcatcttcagtgttttgttttaattttttagaagatgtactctgaatactttcatcacgttcggctgttttcggattaaaaacattctttcttttgactgaacgcgacttattaattttttcagaactccgaagttctcttgaaacctttctagaatcacgtcccatggttaataatttaattcacttgagaaataatttatcacaaaactatcgactgatcagtgcaacgactacaggtatactggcaaccaaaaattatttttcagttcttgtactacctacaaattgtgaatatatgtagaaggatatatatatatatatatatatatatatatatatatatataattataaatacattaaaatggggagatattcatgacaatgaaacccgaaaagtcggttgcttgcagctgtttctagctacctgctctcgaatgccacgtagcacccgagcgtcctttggtcattgttaaataactcgaaaagaatttgtcggattcacttcaaattttcacacaatatttttaaaatattatactttaagaaaatgcaaaaaaaaaaaaatcgattttttgaaaattctgactacccctaaccccttaactgattttatatgttaaatgAATACAAAATCTGGAATGAAACACATTTCTtgtgttattcgaaaattaacacaaaatttgtgttgctTAGCTAAACACTCCCGCGCGTTTCTTCATTACTATAACCAAGCCAAGCATTGGAGCAGCATTGTCTGCAAGGAAACTtggattataattgatttacaattaaatataatcataaataactttcatatttttatgatcaggttcaatgattttttattctcatttcatacataaattttgtgtatttgtgttaaaaaattatttgattcaattttttgtgttgatttttaacacagaaatctgttaattcagcacaaaccgtttgtgttattttactttaacagattttttatgttaaatgattggaaaatctagaatgtaacacatttcttgtgttattcgaaaattaacacaaaatttgtgttgtttgaTTAAACGTTTCCGCGCAATTCTTCATTACTATATAACCAAGCAAAGCATTGTAGCAGCATTGACTGCAGGGAAAtttggattataatttatttacaattaaatatatacattttacaattaaatttagataacTTTCATACCTTTTTGATCTGGTTCAATTGTTCGCTAAATTGACATAAGTTCTACTAAGGATAGATCAGTATACTTGAGTTCGTTAGGTTATGTGCTTATGTTTAttagttgattttaacacgaaAAATGTGTTAAATTCACACAAATGTTCTGTTAAatgtacacaaattttctgtcaaaagaacagattttatgtgttcaattttatttaacataaaatttgtgttaaagatcaacacaaacgcaatgtgttgaattaacacaaaaatttgtgtagacCGTTTGCAACACACGATTTGTtttgaatttaacacaaaatttctaactgtgtgACGTCTGCTTCTTTATTTCTTATCCGCAAGATGAAGATACTTtagttgatttaaataaattttttttttcttcaatgcTTTTGTGGTTTTggtataattcaaaaattcaaattacgtATTCTATTAGGTGTGAGCCCGCGGCGGCATTCTCGAATGAACGCGCATGTAAaaatagagaattaaataaggaaataaaaaataagtgagTAGAGGAAAGGAGAGAAGGAGAAAAGTCGAAGCATGAGAAAGAGAGATTAAGGTTTGTAACAAGTGTCTTTATATGATGTGCGTTAGCAAGAGAGTGAAAGCAATAATGTGTGAAGAGAAAGACACGCTCCAAAAAGGGATGTATGTAGACATGTATGTAAAGGAATGAGAACCACAAGGGACATGGAGGAGTGCCGAGAGGGAAAGAAATGAGAAAGAGTGTAATAAATTGGCGGTAAGATTATTCTCGACGTGCATTAAGACGTCAAGCGGCGACGGACGCCTTGGAAAGTATTGGCCGACACCTTCTGCCGCGTTTGCTGTCTTACACCTTAATATTATACCTTCTTCCTCTTTCTACACcctctcatatttttttttgttattcattttttactttttttttatcaacttgcGGACTCATCCCCTTTACTCGCACTTGTCTCGTGTTTGTTTCAAGAAACTACGTCAAGATATTACAAAGTATGTGTAACAATTATATTGTACGTCATTATATAGCCTCGTATATAAGAAATACCTTGGTCTTGACTCAATCAGTTGAGGTGTGAACGAGctcattttcattttgttattttagcAAGAGCTTTAGGAagagtatatataaatatattgcacaaattttttttatgttttataactggttattttattgatgtatactaaacgatttattaaaatcatcgtttggtataaaaatataaaattttgtttatcaataaaaaaaatgtatataaaacaTGAATTCAGTAGTatttataaaaccaaaaatttttatgattaagaGATATATTAAATGATCAATAAAGTCTGATTGGTAATcatgagaaatttttcttgtttaatgctatggtgtcattttttttttttttattgaaaaaaataaagttacaaGAACGATCAGGAACACAATTCCATTGAGCTTAAGAAAACACAGTacacaaattatataaaatatatcaaactAATAAACTAACAGACTGTAATATCTCGGTCCATTGAAAAATGGATCGTCCACAAGCTCACCGCAGATACAGACCCTGCCATCTAGCttgctatggtgtcatagtaaagtcGGACCATGTTGGCCATCTGACGGAAATCGAAATAAACATGTTGCGAAAActactatggccatagtaaaatttacaagggttacattaatttgaaatataatcGTTGTCAATTTTTACTATGGCAATTTAACTTATCtacaatactaaaaaaaaataaaacctatCGGCAGTTTACTCAAACGAGACTTCATATTCACTCAAAATTCAGCGTTGTTGAATCAACGACATATGACTTTGATGAGAAGACTAAATCTTGTTTACAgagcacatttttttttttcgtgaagGCAAAAATCATTGACCCTTACTGATCTTtctaaaaaaaactagaaagACTAAAACAATTATTGTTCTTATCGTTACAGAACCTcttcacaaaaaatataattattatcaccaTCTTGCAGtaaataatgattatcataataagtgataatcattattatgCTTATGTGTTAACCATTTTTGTCTCGTATAGTTATGTTTATTATTGCCGATAGTAATAGTCACCATCTGGATAGTAAcctagataaaaaaaaataacttaaattggacttttttgacttaaatggATACTTAGTACGTCAAGTTAGCCAAAAGCAAgtcaaaaatgaatgaaaaacaCGTTTGATTTTGATTTGCATTTAGCTATTTTGGCCAACTCAGTATCCATTTCAgacaaaaaaggcaaatttGACTTGGTTTCGCCTcagttgacttaaatttacCTCAAAATACCCAAAtctaagttatttttttgacccgggaataTTTCTTGTatctataaaatttgtaaattttgccATCTGAGACGATTATGTGTaaccatttaaaattatttaaaataatgctGTCAAGCAGGAAAGTAGGTGTGTTCACacacacggtaagaaatgcatggcgttcaacaccatgctggtatggtctcaagacagatactaaaatagtatgtgaaatattccaagacagtattgtaatgagtcccagaagtatggcgttatttactatacggtatagtactggagctattgtattgcttaCACGTATGCATGGtaggcacggcgaaacagcatggctCTGAGACCCgtactacaatgccgagggcacaatgctactagtttttcccgccataatttttggcgtgtcaatcaatgtacactttcgtattaccaccaaaactatatagatgtcgttagactaggtttatcggccaggAGCAATGTGTATACGGCAATGCAGtctgggcctgacggccatactgacattgcggcgtccgcgacaactattgccaatgttactattcccgcaatggttgaatcatctatgcatacaattttataacctataaaaatcttcgataccatacagtatggcgttcacgcccatactggcgtagtgatatccgcaaaatatttcttaccatgCATATACG
This genomic interval from Microplitis mediator isolate UGA2020A chromosome 2, iyMicMedi2.1, whole genome shotgun sequence contains the following:
- the LOC130664005 gene encoding uncharacterized protein LOC130664005, with translation MGRDSRKVSRELRSSEKINKSRSVKRKNVFNPKTAERDESIQSTSSKKLKQNTEDDVPEDSSTEFRIINFIQVFTAISALIKCKKCDGNVVFQTASTRGLGFKIVVACNNCGNEYIPSCSFVGHSYEINRRFIFVMRILGIGYEGLCKFCGLMDMPSFLDKSTHTILLKQILNCSKAVAETFMTKAVNEEKQAMPTTENEDINHLTVSGDGTWQKRGYTSSFGVSSIIGYFTGKILDINIKSAYCKLCEYWKKKTNTVEFEEWYQSHEDVCSANHQGSSGKMEVDAMVEMFSYSETKYGVKYANYIGDGDSKTYSGIIKSDPYENTTVNKKECIGHVQKRMGSRLRTLKSKQKGLGGRGKLTGKLIDKLTVYYGLAIRRHCDSIENMKSAIMATFYHYGSSDEKPNHDMCPKGEESWCSYQRAEARGELDTFSHDYSPLPSDVLKAIKPIYEDLSNENLLSRCVGGFNQNNNESFNQLVWKICPKTS